The segment CCCAAGGCTCCAACCTTTTAAGCATTTGGAACCCGGCCATTGACGTTTACGAAGATAAAGACAACGTCACCGTCAAAGCCGAGCTTCCCGGAATGAAAAAGGAGGAAATCGAAGTCTCCCTGCACGATGGCGCCCTCGTCATCTCGGGTGAGCGCAAGAGTGAAGAGAAATTTGAAAACGCCGAAACTTATCGCGCTGAACGATTCGTCGGACGCTTCCATCGCACCGTGACACTCCCGTCCTCTGTCAAAGGCGACCAGGTCAAAGCGCAATATAAGGATGGCATCCTGACCATCACACTTCCGAAAGCGGAGGAAGCCAAACCAAAGCAAATCGAAGTCAACATCGCGTAAACAACCACCAACCCTGGCGGTAATCACCCGCCAGCCAATTTACCAAAGAAAGAAAGGAATTCTCCAATGAACGCAGTAGCCAATAATGAAACTCGCAAGAATCTGTCCACAGTGGAAAATAATGCCACCGGTAATCGCAAGTTCGTTTCTCCTGAGGTGAACATCTTTGAAACGAAGGACGGTTACGTGCTACAGGCCGAAATGCCGGGTGTCGACCGGGAAGGACTTGATATCACGTTGGAAGACAATCAACTCACCATCCTCGGCCACCGTCAACCGGAGTCCATCAATGCCTCCCTGCTCTATCGGGAATCCTCGAATGCGGATTACCGCAGGGTGTTCGAACTCGACCCGGCCATTGATACGGCGAAGATTAACGCCAAAATGGATCAAGGTGTTCTGACCCTCACCCTGCCAAAATCGGAACGGGTGAAACCGCGCAAAGTCACCATCAGTGACTGAGGTTATCAACGTCACTCTGTTGACCACTTTGCTGCTCAGGTCCCGCGGATTTCCCTGGCACTCCGCGGGACTTTTATTTCCACTTGCTTTCTTTTCTCCGCAAAGGCTGAGTAGGTGCAAATCGCATGCACGGAAAAGCTTTCCCTCCAACGGTTCTATTGCTGGCAACCCTCTTCACGTTCGCCAACCACCCGATCATGGCCCAGACCAACCAGGCCGCCGCCCTGTGGCTGGAAAATGCGCCGTCCGTCCCCGCCTTTTCCATTCCCGCCTCAAAATCAGCCTGGGAAAAGCAACGCCGGGAAACCCGCACCCAACTCTGGCAACTGCTCGGCAAACTCCCGCCCCGTCCCAAGGTCCCAAAGGTCGAAACCCTTTCGCGTGAAGACAAGGGCGATTATATCCTCGAAAAATTCCAGTTCGATAACGCCGCTGGCGCCACTGTGCCGGGCTACCTATTGCTTCCCAAAAACGTTTCCGCCAAAGCGCCCGCCATTCTGTACTGCCACTGGCATGGCGGTGAATATGACATCGGCAAGGATGAACTTTTCCAATCGAAACACACACCCGAACCTCCCGGCCCCGCCTTCGCCAAACGCGGCTATGTCGTGCTCGGAATTGATGCCTATTGCTTTGGCGAACGCAATGGCCATGGCCCCGGCGGTCCAACCGAAAAAGGAAATCCCGGCGAACTCACCGCCAGCAAATTCAACCTGTGGGTCGGTCGCACCTTGTGGGGCATGATTCTCCGCGACGACCTCATGGCTTTGGATTACCTCGCCTCACGCCCTGAAGTCGATGCGACTCGCATCGGCGTTACCGGCATGAGCATGGGCGCAACCCGCACCTGGTGGCTGATGGCTCTCGATGACCGCCCCAAAACCGGCGTCGCCATCGCCTGCCTTACTCGTTACCAAAATCTCATTCAACACGAGGCGCTTAAAGCCCACGGCGTTTACTATTTCGTTCCCGGCCTGCTCAATCATTTCGATACCGAAGCCGTCGTCTCACTGATCGCCCCCCGTCCCGCACTTTTCATGAATG is part of the Pedosphaera parvula Ellin514 genome and harbors:
- a CDS encoding Hsp20/alpha crystallin family protein, yielding MNAVANNETRKNLSTVENNATGNRKFVSPEVNIFETKDGYVLQAEMPGVDREGLDITLEDNQLTILGHRQPESINASLLYRESSNADYRRVFELDPAIDTAKINAKMDQGVLTLTLPKSERVKPRKVTISD
- a CDS encoding alpha/beta hydrolase family protein, giving the protein MHGKAFPPTVLLLATLFTFANHPIMAQTNQAAALWLENAPSVPAFSIPASKSAWEKQRRETRTQLWQLLGKLPPRPKVPKVETLSREDKGDYILEKFQFDNAAGATVPGYLLLPKNVSAKAPAILYCHWHGGEYDIGKDELFQSKHTPEPPGPAFAKRGYVVLGIDAYCFGERNGHGPGGPTEKGNPGELTASKFNLWVGRTLWGMILRDDLMALDYLASRPEVDATRIGVTGMSMGATRTWWLMALDDRPKTGVAIACLTRYQNLIQHEALKAHGVYYFVPGLLNHFDTEAVVSLIAPRPALFMNGGDDAGSPSDGIHVIESVARPAYQLYKKPDSFQSTIYPGQGHIYTQEMWDRMLAWMDHNLKAE
- a CDS encoding Hsp20/alpha crystallin family protein; the encoded protein is MNNLTRWQRPDLSAWPTFGKLFGLRNELERLFDVPFSELAQGSNLLSIWNPAIDVYEDKDNVTVKAELPGMKKEEIEVSLHDGALVISGERKSEEKFENAETYRAERFVGRFHRTVTLPSSVKGDQVKAQYKDGILTITLPKAEEAKPKQIEVNIA